The Natrinema saccharevitans genome includes the window CGATCGTGAACTCGAGTTCGAGGCGGTTGGTCTCCTCGTCGAAGTCGTAGTTCTCGATCGTGACCTCGCTGCTTCCACCGAGCTGCGTGGCGACGCTGGCGTACTGTTCGGTGAGCGTCTGTTTGGCCTGCTCTCGAGTCTCCCAGTCGGACGCGGCGAAGCTGGAGACGGTCCGTTCGTCGGTCACGTCGAGGACGTAGCCGTCGGACGTCTCCTCGAGGGCGACGTCGAGCGTCTGCCCGTCACTCGTCGTGCCCGTCGGGCTCTCGGTCGCGACGGTCGCGGAACCACTCGTCTCGAAGCGGTCTCCGGACATCGTGACCTGCCCGTCGGAATCGACCGACATCGGGGTCGAGTCCTCGCTGGTGAACGCGCCGGTCGCGGTCGCGTCGAACTCGTTGGCCTCGTCGCTGACCTCACCGGAGACGTCGAGGTCGAGTCGCTCGAGGTCTTCGGGCTGTTGCATCACCATCGATCCGTTCCCGGAGAAGCCGTCCTGATCGAGGACCGCCGAGAAGGAACCGCTCTCGAACTCGTCGGTCTCCTCGTAGCTGCCCTCGGCCAGCATGTATGCGAGCCCTTCGCTGACGTCCATGCCGACCTCGAGTTGCTCGAGGTCGTTCATCTCGTCCTCGTACTCGAGGACTGCACTGCCGTTTTCGCCGAGATAGACCTCGTCGGCCGCGCCGAGTTCGGAGCCGGCCTGGGAGGCAGTCTGATACGATTCGACGGTCGGTTCCGCTGCCGAGGCAGTCGTCGTCGACCCGCCGTAGATGACCGGCAGACCGATGGTTGCGAGGGCGACTGCAGCGACCACGGACAGGATCAGGAACGCCCTGAACCCATCCGTAGAGCGGAGGTTCGATTTCGCTTCCATACGAATGACATCCGACCGAGTGGTCATAAAGGTTGATTTTCACACGTGTCTATCAATGGTCGACCGGGAAGCCCTGCGCCACGGCCGTCGGCGGCCGAACCGACCGCTCGCTATCGACAACCTCTTTCGCTCGCCGCGGCCATATCGAGTATGACCGAGTACTTCGAAATTCACGAGCGCGACGGGGCCGCGCGCGTGGGCGAACTCCGCCTCTCCCCGCCCCGAACGACGCCCGCGCTCGTCGACGACGTCCTCGAGGACGCGGGCTCGCTCTGGAGCGCGGACCGCGATCTCTCCGACGGCGACGAGTCGAAACTCACCGTGTTGCCCCACCGGGCGTTCCCCGGCGGCACCCCCGAGGAAGTCCAGGAGTCGTTCGCCGTCGACGCCCCCGACGTCGACTACCCCAGTGTCGCGGTCGTCTCGAGCGAGGCAGTCGAACCGCAGGGAACGGACGCCTACGCCCTCTCGGACGTCCAGTCGGTGACGGGCCACGGGGCGGCGCTGGTCGAGGCAGTCGTCGACGTCCGCGAGGCGATCCCGGCCGACACTGCCCTGTTGTTCTCCGGGGTCGCGACGCCCCGAAACGTCGCCCTGCTCGCTTACGCCGGCGTCGACCTGTTCGACGCGACCGCGGCGGTCGTGAAGGGCACCGAGGGGCGCTATCTGACGACCGACGAGGCCTACTTCCTCGAGGACCTCGAGGAACTCCCCTGTTCGTGTCCCGCCTGTCAGGGGCCCCGCGAGGAGTTCACCCGCGAGGACTGTGCCGACCACAACCGGAACGCCCTCGAATCCGAACTGGCGATCGTCCGCCGACGGATCCGCGACGGGCGGCTACGGGACTACCTCGAGGGGCAGGCCCGCCACGACCAGTGGCTCACCGCGGCCGTGCGCGAACTCGACGACCAGTGGGGTTATCTCGAGGAGCGGACGCCGATCCTGCGGGACGCGCGAATCGACGCCGCGACGGGCGACACCCTCCGACGCGTCGAGATCCAGCGCTTCGCCGACCGGGTGACCACGCGCTATCGCAACCGCTTCGACAACCCGCTGGTGCTGGTGCCCTGTTCGGCGGCCAAGCCCTACAGCGAGTCACAGAGTCACCGCCAGTTCCACGACGCGATCCAGTGGCGCGGCCATCTGGTCTCGATGACCTCGCCGATCGGCGTCGTGCCGCAGGAACTCGAGACGACCTACCCGGCCCAGCACTACGACACCGTCGTGACCGGCCGCTGGACGGAAGACGAGAAGGAGTTCGTCGCGGAAGTGCTACAGCGATACCTCGAGCGCAACGAGTACCCGAAGATCGTCGCCCACGTCCCCGACGAGGGCTACCGCGACATCGTCGAACGCGTCGAGGAACGGCTCGGCCTCGAGATCACCTACACCGTCGCCGACCACCCGACCGACGACGAGTCGCTCTCGAACCTCGCCGAGGCGCTGTCGGGCGAACTCAAGTACTCCAAGCGCGAGCGCGAACACAACACCGTCCGCGCGCTCGCCGATTACCTGCTCGGTGACGGGGCCGGCGACGACCTCTTCGAGGACATCCAGACGACGAGTCGCTACCCCAAGATCCAGGTCCGGGATCGCGAGGACACCCAGCTCGCGACGATGGTCCCCCAGTACGGCACGCTGTCTTTTACGCTCGCGGGCGCTCGCCGCTGGCTCGAGAGCGCAGCGCCGACCAAACGCGTCGAGATCGACGGCTTCGTCCCCCACGGCAGCGTCCTCGCACCGGGGGTCGTCGACGCGGACGAGGACATCCGCGTCGGCGACGAGGTGATCGTCGAGGGGCCGCGGGCCTTCGCCGTCGGCCGCGCCGAGATGTTCGGCCGGGAGATGGCCGAGAGCACGCGCGGGATCGCCTGCGAGATCCGCCACGTCGAGGAGACGTAGTCACGTCGCGTCGGACTCACAGTCGCGGCCGTCCGCCCGACAGGACGGACACTGACGGCCGTTCACGAATCGGTTGACGGATCGACCACACGCCGGACACTCCCAGATGCTCGCGTCGAACGCCCCCATCACTGTCTCGCCCTGATTCCGACGAGCCGCATAGGCGTTTCCCTTGATCTCACCGCGAGAAAACGACGACCGTCGACGCCGCTACCGGCCCGGACACTCCTTGAGCAGGTGTTCGTGATAAACGGCGGTCGGAACCGATTCCCCACAGAGATCACACTCGAGATCGTCGCGGTCGTCGGTCACGCCTCGAGATGAGGCTCGAACGAAAATGGGCGTTTCGACGGACCGACGGCGGCACGAGCTCGAGCCGCCCGGGATCCGTTCGGATCGGTCCGAAGCCGAGAGAGACTGTCAAACCGTAAACTCGTTTTATTGCCGTCCGCGACGTAGGGGAAGGCGGTGAATGAGATGAACAGTATCACAGCAATCACCGGACACGGCGAGGGCACGGCCCTCGAGAACGACTGGCAGCGGCTCGCGATCGCAGGGGGGATCGTCGGACTGCTCGGGCTGCTCGCGATGGCCGCGCCGGCAGTAACTGGACTCTCGGTCACGCTCGCGTTGGGACTGCTCCTGATCGCGGGCGGGATCGTCCACGCGGGCCACGCGGTCGCGGTGCGGGGCTGGCGCGGCTCGGTCTGGCAGGCGGCGCTGGCGGTCGTTTCGATCGTCGCCGGAGCGGCGGTCCTCGCGGCTCCGGCCATCGCGCTCGTCACCCTGACGGTCGCGCTCGTTGCGTATCTGGCCGTCGAGGGTATCGCGGAACTCGTGGCGGCGACGCGGCTACCCGCCTCCCGCGGCCGGACCTCGATCGCCGTCAGCGGCGTCGCCGCGCTCGTCCTCGCGGGCCTCCTGTGGGCCGGCTTCCCGGCGACCGCCGCGTGGGCGATCGGCCTGCTCGTCGGCGCGAACCTCCTCGTGACCGGGATCGCGATGGTAGCCGTCGCCGCGGCCGCTCGTCGCCCGCTCGAGGACGTAACCCCGTCTGCGACCGAACCTCGAGGGGCGTGACCCCGGGTCGAACGACGGGACGGCTCGGACGGTCTCCTGTCAGCCATTGCCGGCGCAACCGCGACTCCGGCGGCGGTTGCGCCGGTACATCGGTACGGCAATCCGTCTCAGTCCGGAATCGGCCGACGTTCGCCGTACCGACGGAGTCCGAGCCGCAACTACTTTACTGTTTTAGGCAAGCCTAAATCATATGGACGACGATCCGCGCGGGGATCGCGGGTCGACGCGGCAGTCCGTCGCGTCGTCACCGGAGACCCGCTCCGCTGTCGCTCGTGAGGCCCGTCAGCGACTCGACCGTACTCGGTCCGCCCGGCGGGGATGACGGACGCATCCCAGTACCTGCTCGCGTGCTATCACATAGCACGGAAAGAGGGCGAGCCGGTGTCGCCGGGCTCCGTCGCCGACGAACTCGAGCGGTCGCCGTCGGTCACGACCGAG containing:
- the arcS gene encoding archaeosine synthase subunit alpha translates to MTEYFEIHERDGAARVGELRLSPPRTTPALVDDVLEDAGSLWSADRDLSDGDESKLTVLPHRAFPGGTPEEVQESFAVDAPDVDYPSVAVVSSEAVEPQGTDAYALSDVQSVTGHGAALVEAVVDVREAIPADTALLFSGVATPRNVALLAYAGVDLFDATAAVVKGTEGRYLTTDEAYFLEDLEELPCSCPACQGPREEFTREDCADHNRNALESELAIVRRRIRDGRLRDYLEGQARHDQWLTAAVRELDDQWGYLEERTPILRDARIDAATGDTLRRVEIQRFADRVTTRYRNRFDNPLVLVPCSAAKPYSESQSHRQFHDAIQWRGHLVSMTSPIGVVPQELETTYPAQHYDTVVTGRWTEDEKEFVAEVLQRYLERNEYPKIVAHVPDEGYRDIVERVEERLGLEITYTVADHPTDDESLSNLAEALSGELKYSKREREHNTVRALADYLLGDGAGDDLFEDIQTTSRYPKIQVRDREDTQLATMVPQYGTLSFTLAGARRWLESAAPTKRVEIDGFVPHGSVLAPGVVDADEDIRVGDEVIVEGPRAFAVGRAEMFGREMAESTRGIACEIRHVEET
- a CDS encoding HdeD family acid-resistance protein — its product is MNSITAITGHGEGTALENDWQRLAIAGGIVGLLGLLAMAAPAVTGLSVTLALGLLLIAGGIVHAGHAVAVRGWRGSVWQAALAVVSIVAGAAVLAAPAIALVTLTVALVAYLAVEGIAELVAATRLPASRGRTSIAVSGVAALVLAGLLWAGFPATAAWAIGLLVGANLLVTGIAMVAVAAAARRPLEDVTPSATEPRGA